From a region of the Pseudomonas fulva 12-X genome:
- a CDS encoding LysR substrate-binding domain-containing protein, producing the protein MSTSTDDLSFFHRVATHGSLTAVARELGLSLPAVSKRLSLLEQRLGVQLIRRTTRRLDLTPEGQLYLEGARPILRQLEELESALSNRQPLLRGKLNINASFGFGRRHVAPLLSTFAAEHPHLELSLQLSSQPLNTLDADIDIDIRIGEPPDSRLIAHHLLDNPRILCASPAYLARCGTPSTVADLAQHNCIVLRQYESDYAIWRFSRAGREYSQKVHGTLSSNDGEVAMRLALDGHGLILRSHWDAKEHLERGDLVALLPEYHPPHANIYAVYQQRRHVPQRISEFTRFLTQALAERFR; encoded by the coding sequence TTGAGCACTTCCACCGACGACCTCAGTTTCTTCCACCGGGTCGCCACTCATGGCAGCCTGACGGCCGTGGCGCGCGAGTTGGGTTTGTCGCTGCCTGCCGTCAGCAAACGGCTGTCGCTGCTCGAACAGCGTCTGGGCGTGCAGTTGATTCGGCGCACGACGCGTCGCCTGGATCTCACGCCCGAAGGCCAGCTGTATCTGGAGGGCGCGCGGCCAATCCTGCGTCAGCTGGAAGAGCTGGAGAGCGCCTTGAGCAATCGCCAGCCGCTGCTGCGCGGCAAGCTGAATATCAATGCGTCGTTCGGGTTTGGTCGGCGCCATGTAGCGCCGCTGCTATCGACGTTCGCCGCCGAACATCCCCACCTGGAACTGTCGCTGCAACTGTCCAGCCAGCCGCTCAATACGCTGGATGCCGATATCGATATTGATATCCGCATTGGCGAGCCACCGGATTCACGCCTGATCGCCCATCATCTTCTGGATAACCCGCGCATACTCTGCGCCTCCCCCGCCTATCTCGCTCGCTGCGGAACGCCGAGCACGGTCGCCGACCTTGCCCAGCACAACTGCATCGTGCTCAGGCAATACGAAAGTGATTACGCCATCTGGCGTTTTTCACGCGCTGGCCGTGAATACAGTCAGAAGGTCCATGGCACGCTATCGAGCAATGACGGTGAAGTCGCGATGCGCCTTGCCCTGGATGGGCATGGCCTGATCCTGCGCTCGCACTGGGATGCCAAGGAGCACCTGGAGCGCGGTGACCTGGTGGCGCTGCTACCCGAATATCATCCCCCCCACGCCAACATCTATGCCGTGTACCAGCAGCGCCGCCACGTGCCGCAGCGCATCTCGGAATTCACCCGCTTTCTGACTCAGGCGCTAGCTGAGCGCTTTCGGTGA
- a CDS encoding LysR substrate-binding domain-containing protein, which yields MSDIDRVMRSNLKLKHLQLVVALDEFRHLGRAAEFLSLTQPAVSKSLAEIEKMFGLELFTRSTRGTRPTAYGEQVVRFARSVLVDFDRTCDDIAAVASGGAGRIRVGAMVVATPGLLVEAVGRLKVSSPQTTVSIEEGDLTRLLPRLRTGELDFIVGRLEPGYSSPDLETEALYAEPMRVVVAAEHPLASVAKPSWHDLATLPWVVPPAWASSRVKLNQMFYKHKLQPPADIVETSSFLVTMTFMRKRGCVCFVASEVAQYLQSTGIGYTLQLDVPIELPPVGIIVLRNGLKTPVARTLIDALHAQARDIRGETMPA from the coding sequence GTGAGTGACATCGATAGGGTTATGCGCTCCAACCTCAAGCTCAAGCACCTGCAACTCGTGGTTGCGCTGGATGAGTTTCGCCACCTCGGGCGAGCAGCGGAATTTCTGTCCCTTACCCAGCCAGCCGTCAGCAAGTCCCTGGCGGAAATCGAGAAGATGTTCGGCCTGGAATTATTTACCCGCTCCACACGAGGCACCCGGCCGACCGCCTACGGCGAGCAGGTTGTCCGGTTTGCACGCTCGGTGTTGGTGGATTTTGATCGTACCTGTGATGACATCGCCGCGGTTGCCAGCGGCGGAGCCGGCCGTATCCGTGTCGGCGCGATGGTCGTCGCCACCCCAGGGTTGCTGGTTGAGGCCGTGGGCCGTCTCAAGGTCAGCTCACCACAGACAACAGTGTCTATTGAAGAGGGAGATCTCACGCGACTGCTGCCAAGGCTGCGCACAGGCGAACTCGACTTCATCGTCGGCCGACTGGAGCCGGGCTACAGCTCCCCGGACCTTGAAACCGAAGCGCTCTATGCCGAACCCATGCGCGTAGTCGTCGCAGCCGAACACCCCCTCGCCTCCGTCGCCAAGCCAAGCTGGCATGACCTGGCAACGCTGCCCTGGGTCGTTCCACCCGCGTGGGCATCCTCACGGGTCAAGCTCAATCAGATGTTCTACAAGCATAAGCTGCAGCCGCCGGCCGATATTGTCGAAACCTCATCCTTTTTGGTGACGATGACGTTCATGAGGAAAAGAGGCTGCGTCTGTTTCGTCGCAAGCGAGGTTGCGCAATACCTCCAGTCAACCGGCATCGGTTATACCCTGCAGCTGGACGTACCCATCGAGCTGCCGCCGGTGGGTATCATTGTGCTGCGTAACGGCCTGAAAACCCCGGTTGCCAGAACCCTCATCGATGCCCTGCATGCACAAGCCAGGGACATCAGGGGCGAGACGATGCCTGCGTGA